Proteins encoded together in one Methanobacterium sp. window:
- a CDS encoding glycosyltransferase — translation MDLSIITISRDLEVLTKLLNSIDNSNHNLKIEVLCSWNGNEKLEEGEFSDYTFPFKINYITPYNFAKNNNELAEKAKGKLLLFVNDDVILDKDCIQIAWNAYQESKVGIIGINLRYPNKKIQHAGVYFRVDGQSYHRFKHKLDYDDKRLTSNRVVPAVTGAFIMIDRKEFLQLKFDERFVVAGEDLVLCLQYQKLFNKDVFYVGKATAVHAENITRKKTNQRLTPKEDVEKIKLAYNDCKEKINSIMDNYAVRIVTEDVGWILYRMASEIKFKLKNVVINEDLPNADIHYYINYGYYNKKSSNGTVVANFTHYDPELHNNKFIQVAKEVEHCISISEETTKVLKDFGIDEDDISTVITGADRSFKPKLTLGIVGRTYPGGRKGEHLIQEILDDKTLMQNMQIVSLNDSWGVPVWNLEPDDFYRSIDFLLIPSLIEGGPVPFMEALACGTLSIAPPIGVIPNFPHIEYEIGNITSLKNTLLNVKNNFFDRKHKISEHMKDYNWDTWAYNHDKIFKNLLFDWDDD, via the coding sequence ATGGATTTATCGATCATTACCATCTCAAGAGATTTGGAAGTATTAACTAAATTATTAAATTCAATAGATAATAGTAATCATAATTTAAAAATTGAAGTATTATGTTCATGGAATGGAAATGAAAAGTTAGAAGAAGGTGAATTTAGTGACTACACTTTCCCTTTTAAAATAAATTATATAACCCCCTATAATTTTGCGAAAAATAATAATGAATTAGCTGAGAAAGCTAAAGGTAAACTTTTATTATTTGTGAATGATGATGTAATTTTGGATAAAGATTGTATACAGATTGCATGGAATGCTTATCAAGAAAGTAAAGTTGGAATTATTGGTATTAACTTAAGATATCCTAATAAAAAGATACAACATGCAGGTGTATACTTTAGAGTGGATGGTCAGTCATATCATCGATTTAAACATAAATTAGACTATGATGATAAACGGCTTACTAGCAATAGGGTTGTCCCAGCTGTGACTGGGGCTTTTATAATGATAGATCGGAAAGAATTTTTACAATTAAAATTCGATGAAAGATTTGTTGTAGCCGGCGAAGATTTAGTTTTGTGTTTACAATACCAGAAACTATTCAATAAAGACGTTTTTTATGTAGGAAAAGCAACTGCAGTTCATGCTGAAAATATTACTAGAAAAAAGACCAATCAAAGACTTACCCCTAAAGAAGATGTGGAGAAAATAAAATTAGCTTATAACGATTGTAAAGAAAAAATTAATTCAATTATGGACAACTATGCAGTAAGAATTGTAACAGAAGACGTTGGATGGATATTATATAGAATGGCATCTGAAATAAAGTTTAAACTGAAAAACGTAGTGATTAATGAAGATCTTCCCAATGCAGACATTCATTATTATATAAATTATGGTTATTATAATAAAAAATCATCTAATGGAACAGTAGTTGCGAATTTTACACATTACGACCCTGAATTACATAATAATAAATTTATTCAAGTTGCTAAAGAAGTGGAACATTGTATATCTATTTCAGAAGAAACAACAAAAGTTTTAAAAGATTTTGGTATTGATGAAGATGACATTTCAACAGTTATCACAGGTGCGGATAGATCTTTCAAACCTAAGTTAACGTTAGGCATTGTCGGTAGAACTTACCCTGGGGGTAGGAAAGGAGAACATCTTATCCAGGAAATTTTAGATGATAAAACTTTAATGCAAAATATGCAAATTGTATCTTTAAATGATAGTTGGGGTGTTCCAGTGTGGAACTTAGAGCCTGATGACTTTTATAGGAGTATTGATTTTCTTTTAATTCCCAGTTTGATTGAGGGGGGTCCAGTACCATTTATGGAAGCGTTGGCATGTGGAACATTATCTATTGCCCCACCAATTGGGGTAATCCCAAACTTTCCCCATATTGAATATGAAATAGGAAATATTACCTCCTTAAAAAATACTCTACTAAATGTAAAAAATAATTTTTTCGATAGAAAACATAAGATTTCTGAACATATGAAAGATTATAACTGGGATACATGGGCATATAACCATGATAAGATTTTTAAGAACTTATTGTTTGATTGGGATGATGATTAA